From the genome of Oceanidesulfovibrio indonesiensis, one region includes:
- a CDS encoding glycosyltransferase, whose protein sequence is MANKRVVLHDYFAVPDGGGRLALTLARNLDADLVHGFRKPEHPYFTGDTPGPREKTLASGNLPFPLLQLGLIQAFSRKTAFLSRYEVCVFSGNYSVLGAHQAGSARTVYYCHTPPRFLFEELELFTRMVPKWLRPAMRSYLAGYRGRYLRSVDAMDVVVANSQTVSRRIAQNLNLNAVVVHPPCDTSSFSWCEQGDFYLSTGRLDRLKRIDTIIASFRAMPDKKLAIVSTGPEEGRIRSLCEGARNIRFLGRVSDAELKALVGSCIATIYIPTDEDFGMSPVESMAAGKPVIGVREGGLLETVIEAETGILISPGAPADELIQAVCDMTPDRALSMRKACENRAREFDVAVFMNKMRGIIDG, encoded by the coding sequence ATGGCGAATAAGCGGGTAGTGCTGCATGACTATTTCGCCGTTCCGGATGGGGGCGGACGGCTGGCGCTGACCCTTGCCCGCAACTTGGATGCGGACCTGGTCCATGGATTCCGCAAACCTGAGCACCCCTATTTCACTGGAGACACGCCCGGACCTCGAGAAAAGACACTCGCTTCGGGCAATCTCCCTTTTCCGTTGCTGCAACTGGGGCTCATCCAGGCGTTCTCGCGAAAGACAGCCTTTCTTTCCCGCTATGAGGTCTGCGTTTTCAGCGGCAACTACTCGGTGCTGGGCGCACATCAAGCCGGCAGCGCCCGTACGGTCTACTACTGCCATACGCCACCGCGATTTCTTTTCGAGGAGCTCGAGCTTTTCACGCGCATGGTCCCAAAGTGGCTGCGCCCGGCAATGCGCAGCTACCTTGCTGGTTACCGCGGCCGTTATCTGCGGTCCGTGGACGCCATGGACGTGGTCGTCGCCAACTCGCAGACAGTCAGCCGGCGGATTGCCCAGAATCTCAATCTGAATGCTGTAGTAGTGCACCCGCCGTGCGACACATCCAGTTTTTCGTGGTGCGAGCAGGGGGATTTCTACCTGTCAACGGGCCGCCTCGATCGGCTCAAGCGCATCGACACGATAATCGCGAGCTTCCGCGCAATGCCAGACAAAAAGCTCGCGATCGTCTCAACGGGCCCGGAGGAGGGCCGTATTCGATCCCTCTGCGAAGGGGCGAGGAATATCAGATTTCTCGGCCGGGTCAGCGACGCGGAGCTCAAGGCTCTGGTGGGATCGTGTATCGCCACCATCTACATCCCTACGGATGAGGATTTCGGGATGAGCCCCGTGGAGTCGATGGCCGCAGGCAAACCCGTTATCGGCGTTCGGGAGGGCGGCCTCCTGGAGACGGTAATCGAAGCCGAGACGGGCATTCTCATCTCCCCTGGTGCTCCGGCCGACGAACTCATCCAGGCGGTGTGCGACATGACTCCAGATCGGGCGCTATCCATGCGCAAGGCATGCGAAAACAGGGCGCGAGAATTCGATGTCGCCGTCTTTATGAACAAAATGCGCGGGATCATCGATGGGTAA
- a CDS encoding glycosyltransferase family 2 protein — protein MGNATTCVVVLNYGHWQATCQCLDALWAMDRTPEVVVVCDNASPDDSVKRIRDHIDTHHPPSGVTFKLIENPENKGYAAGNNPGVRFGLDRGCDFIWILNNDACPDATALSALLKCQESGIDAGIVGSTLVYADASGIVQSAGGCRYNSWTTMFSANHAGRHVDEVHDLPCVALDYVSGASMFCSREVFEDVGLLSEEFFLFYEELDLCCRARKAGYSLAWCRDAVVFHEGALSIGKPGQDKDRTAIANYHENLSTLIYTKKHHPWRLPVSMSVRFLGKLCVIMKTRQWYLLNPLSRAFLDFATGRRYSRSMDTTRKPFP, from the coding sequence ATGGGTAACGCAACGACATGCGTCGTGGTCCTGAATTACGGCCATTGGCAGGCTACCTGCCAATGCCTCGATGCCCTCTGGGCCATGGACAGAACCCCCGAGGTCGTCGTGGTGTGCGACAATGCATCCCCGGATGATTCCGTGAAGCGCATCAGAGATCACATCGATACGCACCATCCCCCTTCCGGTGTGACTTTCAAGCTGATCGAGAACCCGGAAAACAAAGGCTACGCCGCTGGAAACAACCCGGGCGTACGGTTCGGCCTCGACAGGGGGTGCGACTTCATCTGGATTTTGAATAACGACGCCTGCCCGGATGCGACGGCCCTTTCAGCTCTTCTGAAATGCCAGGAATCGGGCATCGATGCCGGTATTGTCGGCTCGACCCTGGTGTATGCGGACGCGTCCGGGATCGTCCAGTCGGCAGGCGGCTGCCGCTATAATTCGTGGACCACGATGTTCAGCGCAAATCATGCAGGCAGGCATGTCGACGAAGTCCACGACCTGCCCTGCGTCGCTCTGGATTACGTGTCCGGTGCGTCCATGTTCTGCAGTCGGGAGGTGTTCGAGGACGTTGGACTGTTGAGCGAGGAATTCTTCCTTTTCTATGAAGAACTCGACCTGTGCTGTCGAGCCCGGAAGGCGGGGTATTCGCTCGCATGGTGCAGAGACGCAGTGGTGTTCCATGAAGGGGCGCTCAGTATAGGCAAGCCAGGTCAGGACAAAGACCGTACTGCCATTGCAAATTATCACGAGAACCTGTCAACGCTGATATATACGAAGAAGCACCATCCGTGGCGTTTGCCCGTCAGTATGAGCGTGCGTTTTTTGGGCAAGCTGTGTGTTATAATGAAAACGCGTCAATGGTATTTGCTGAACCCGCTATCGCGGGCGTTTCTTGATTTTGCAACAGGCCGCCGATATTCCAGATCAATGGACACTACACGCAAACCTTTCCCATAG
- a CDS encoding glycosyltransferase, translating to MRILHVGKFFPPIPGGIENFTADLSSAQRRSGHEVAILFHGRPGHVWPEMLPDGRRLYVSRTYGDIAFAPVAPWFCLDLRRAMRAFRPEVLHVHMPNVSAFSVLIGRKPKIPLVVHWHADVVSSAYDKRLKMLYPFYRPFETRLLHIADMVVPTSQNYLDSSEPLQRFQGKCRVVPLGIDTDRMGGSAPPEAKRERPLVLSVGRFTYYKGYEHLIEAAEHLPGVDIVICGDGPQRPALQDLVERKGLADRVRLPGFVSDAGVAEYLRQCDLFCLPSIERTEAFGVSLLEAMAHGKPLVTTNIPGSGVTFVNQDNETGLVAPRLDSKALAEAISRLLSSPKMRKAMGRRALERFNAMFQIDAVAQRMDEAYSSMLSLQQ from the coding sequence ATGCGCATTCTTCATGTCGGCAAGTTCTTTCCTCCGATCCCTGGCGGCATCGAAAATTTTACCGCGGATCTGTCGTCAGCCCAGCGCCGATCCGGACACGAAGTCGCCATCCTGTTTCATGGCCGGCCCGGGCACGTCTGGCCGGAGATGTTGCCAGACGGGCGGCGCCTCTACGTGAGCAGGACATACGGCGACATCGCATTCGCACCCGTGGCGCCCTGGTTCTGCTTGGACTTGCGACGCGCGATGCGGGCGTTTCGACCGGAGGTGCTCCATGTGCATATGCCCAATGTTTCGGCATTTTCGGTGCTCATCGGCCGAAAGCCGAAAATCCCCCTGGTTGTTCATTGGCATGCGGACGTCGTAAGCTCTGCGTACGACAAGCGGCTCAAGATGCTTTACCCGTTCTATCGTCCGTTTGAGACAAGACTTTTGCACATCGCAGACATGGTGGTTCCCACATCGCAGAATTATCTGGATTCGAGCGAGCCGTTGCAGCGATTCCAGGGCAAATGCCGCGTCGTCCCCCTGGGCATAGACACGGACAGGATGGGCGGCAGCGCCCCTCCTGAAGCCAAACGCGAACGGCCGCTGGTGCTGAGTGTAGGTCGCTTCACGTACTACAAAGGATATGAGCATCTCATCGAGGCTGCCGAGCACCTTCCCGGTGTGGATATAGTCATTTGCGGTGATGGACCACAACGGCCGGCCCTGCAGGATCTCGTCGAACGCAAAGGACTTGCCGACCGCGTGCGCCTTCCTGGTTTTGTCAGTGACGCCGGGGTGGCGGAGTATCTCCGCCAATGCGACCTCTTCTGCCTGCCCTCCATCGAACGCACGGAAGCTTTCGGCGTGTCGCTTCTGGAGGCGATGGCGCATGGCAAGCCGCTCGTCACCACAAACATACCCGGCTCCGGAGTGACTTTTGTCAATCAGGACAATGAGACCGGGTTGGTCGCACCTCGCTTAGATTCAAAAGCTCTGGCGGAAGCGATCTCCCGGCTGCTATCCTCTCCGAAGATGCGGAAAGCCATGGGAAGGCGGGCGCTGGAGCGTTTTAACGCGATGTTTCAGATAGACGCTGTGGCGCAACGCATGGATGAAGCCTACTCAAGTATGCTCAGTCTGCAACAATAG